From Gimesia panareensis, the proteins below share one genomic window:
- a CDS encoding alpha/beta hydrolase yields the protein MRKSFVSMQHGQWKRSFFTFLSMVLLTSSALFAQSKDSKGPPKPQELTLTSQGGWPIAITYYESSNAADAPVVVLLHGKGGNKRVWDNKFGSVLQQNGYAVIAVDLRKHGKSQPNVPGATGNQNQKGSSRAANLSALDYKAMVVLDMETIWKFLFEEHQKKHLNMQKTAIIAADMSVPIALNYALLDWGKVPYDDAPVLAAKTPKGQTIRALVLISPESKVKGLTSSQPAVKLKEPLFGISFFVCSSSGDSYDRNYTEKLFSLLTSATNSKGRMFKETYPGKLRGTDMLGKRLGLEVDILKFLEAYLKKLPGDWSDRRPRYDREE from the coding sequence GTGAGAAAGTCATTCGTCAGCATGCAACATGGTCAGTGGAAACGCTCGTTTTTCACATTTCTCTCAATGGTACTTTTGACCTCCAGTGCGTTGTTTGCACAGAGCAAAGATTCCAAAGGTCCTCCTAAACCGCAGGAACTGACCCTGACTTCGCAGGGGGGCTGGCCGATCGCGATTACTTATTATGAATCGAGTAATGCAGCTGATGCCCCTGTCGTCGTGCTGTTGCACGGGAAGGGGGGCAACAAACGGGTCTGGGATAATAAATTTGGTTCGGTATTGCAGCAGAATGGTTATGCGGTCATTGCTGTCGATTTACGCAAGCATGGCAAAAGCCAGCCCAATGTTCCCGGTGCCACGGGTAACCAGAATCAGAAGGGGAGTTCGCGCGCAGCTAACCTTTCTGCACTGGACTACAAGGCCATGGTGGTGCTTGATATGGAAACGATCTGGAAATTTCTGTTCGAAGAGCATCAGAAAAAACATTTAAACATGCAGAAGACAGCAATCATTGCTGCTGATATGAGTGTGCCGATTGCGCTGAACTATGCATTGCTGGACTGGGGTAAAGTTCCCTACGACGATGCCCCCGTGCTGGCGGCGAAGACTCCCAAGGGGCAGACCATCCGGGCGCTGGTGTTGATCTCACCAGAGTCGAAGGTCAAAGGTCTGACCTCATCGCAGCCTGCCGTGAAGCTTAAAGAGCCGCTCTTCGGAATCAGCTTCTTTGTCTGCAGCAGTTCCGGCGATTCTTACGATCGGAACTACACCGAAAAGCTGTTTTCGCTGTTGACTTCCGCTACCAATTCCAAAGGGAGAATGTTTAAAGAGACGTATCCCGGCAAGTTAAGAGGAACTGACATGCTGGGCAAACGCCTGGGGCTGGAAGTCGATATCCTCAAGTTTCTGGAAGCCTACCTGAAGAAACTCCCCGGAGACTGGTCTGATCGTCGACCGCGCTATGATCGCGAAGAATAG
- a CDS encoding ComEA family DNA-binding protein produces the protein MQNQSPEETEPQTFLGLSRGDQFFVGVLLIVILGLSLLHLARLSRWGTETLEIEKQTPLPYDYQIDINQATWVEFAQLNQIGPVLARRIVDYREAHGPFRSLDDLLHVKGIGPKKLEANRNHFLPLPPEVNPGN, from the coding sequence ATGCAGAATCAATCTCCCGAAGAAACGGAACCCCAGACATTTCTGGGACTGAGCAGGGGCGATCAGTTCTTTGTGGGTGTGCTGTTGATTGTAATCCTCGGCCTCTCCCTGCTGCATCTGGCTCGACTTTCCCGCTGGGGAACCGAAACACTCGAGATCGAAAAACAGACGCCGCTGCCCTACGACTACCAGATCGATATCAATCAGGCGACCTGGGTCGAATTTGCTCAACTCAACCAGATCGGTCCCGTTCTTGCCAGACGCATCGTAGATTATCGCGAAGCACACGGCCCTTTTCGCTCCCTCGACGACTTACTGCACGTCAAAGGCATCGGACCCAAAAAACTGGAAGCCAATCGGAATCATTTTCTGCCGCTTCCCCCAGAGGTCAACCCTGGAAACTGA
- a CDS encoding DUF485 domain-containing protein produces MAGFDHGPNEPGEQENHETISRNTRLGLILFTIYLLLYGGFVFLNTFSPAKMEVVVFAGLNLAIVYGFTLIIAAFVLAIIYGWLCRNDVASSGSSNQEDA; encoded by the coding sequence ATGGCAGGTTTTGATCACGGCCCCAATGAGCCGGGAGAACAGGAAAACCACGAGACGATCTCTCGTAATACGCGACTGGGTCTGATCCTGTTCACCATTTATCTGTTGCTGTATGGCGGCTTCGTTTTTCTGAATACGTTCTCGCCTGCCAAAATGGAAGTCGTGGTATTTGCCGGATTGAACCTGGCCATCGTCTACGGTTTCACACTGATCATCGCTGCATTCGTCCTCGCCATCATCTATGGCTGGCTGTGCCGCAATGATGTTGCTTCCTCTGGTTCCAGCAATCAGGAGGACGCATAA
- a CDS encoding sodium/solute symporter gives MLYEPSLMAVLIFGVIVAITLGLSFWLGAKAKSAKGYFAASGGIHWFINGVAFAGDYLSAASFLGICGMIAFYGYDGFLYSIGYLAGWIVALFVIAEPLKRMGRFTFADALDSKFQSRGIKLAAAISTLAVSIFYLIPQMVGAGALITPLLGFPHYVGVLLVGTIVIIIVVTAGMVSTTYVQFLKGSLLVIFSTLLTVLILQRGFSTDPVNDGKSTHQFQILGPAATNDIEHWREELGLTEQDSLIPLDQGPWEKKGYLQLTRADKTSYWKLTQKADQQYFLSETQYKEKTDDGKIIINGLPQGTGEGETDLYPVGRISKLPDDKTETGPLGLTEFFSTLSKSEVILWGSDSIKEKDGTDLTIYYPKPTSGEAVLSPGNHPKFAGIRGSEIKGKLNFLSLMLALFCGTASLPHILIRYYTVKDQASARKSTIVGIGSIGYFYILTLFMGLGAMTSGAMDVTNSNMAAPLLAKSISDWLFAIISAIAFTTVLGTVSGLIIASSGAVVHDLMSSFMKIEMNDFAKVRIAKIASVVVGLIAIVLGILFKEFNVNYLVGWAFSVAASANLPALVMLLFWPKTTKQGITAAIFVGMISSLAWILLSADSYKGIYGLPPEDAIVPFSQPGLVTIPLGFLTLILVSLLTQPKPEEATS, from the coding sequence ATGCTTTACGAACCCTCACTGATGGCGGTCCTCATCTTTGGTGTGATCGTCGCCATCACCCTCGGACTCAGTTTCTGGCTGGGTGCGAAAGCAAAATCGGCCAAGGGATATTTCGCCGCTTCAGGTGGCATCCACTGGTTCATTAACGGCGTCGCCTTTGCCGGCGATTATCTCTCTGCAGCCTCCTTCCTGGGGATCTGCGGGATGATTGCCTTCTACGGCTACGATGGATTCCTCTACTCCATCGGCTATCTGGCAGGCTGGATCGTGGCCCTGTTCGTCATTGCCGAACCGCTCAAGCGGATGGGCCGCTTCACCTTTGCCGATGCCCTCGACAGCAAATTCCAGTCCCGCGGCATTAAACTGGCCGCCGCCATCAGCACCCTGGCCGTCAGTATCTTCTACCTGATTCCCCAGATGGTCGGAGCAGGTGCACTGATCACCCCGCTACTGGGTTTTCCGCACTACGTCGGCGTGTTGCTGGTCGGCACAATCGTGATCATCATCGTCGTCACCGCCGGCATGGTCAGTACGACCTATGTCCAGTTCCTCAAAGGCTCTCTGCTGGTTATCTTCAGTACCCTGCTCACCGTCCTGATTCTGCAGCGGGGGTTTTCCACAGATCCGGTCAATGACGGTAAATCCACACATCAGTTTCAGATCCTCGGGCCTGCTGCCACCAATGACATCGAGCACTGGCGGGAGGAACTGGGACTCACGGAACAGGACTCCCTGATCCCCCTCGACCAGGGTCCCTGGGAGAAAAAAGGCTACCTGCAACTCACCCGTGCCGACAAAACATCCTACTGGAAGCTCACTCAGAAGGCCGACCAGCAGTATTTCCTCTCCGAGACGCAGTACAAGGAAAAAACGGACGACGGAAAAATCATCATCAACGGGCTGCCCCAGGGAACCGGGGAAGGTGAAACCGACCTCTATCCCGTCGGCCGCATCAGTAAACTGCCCGATGATAAAACCGAGACTGGTCCGCTGGGACTCACGGAATTCTTCAGTACGCTCAGCAAAAGTGAAGTCATTCTCTGGGGCTCCGATTCCATCAAGGAGAAAGACGGCACCGACCTGACCATCTACTATCCCAAGCCGACATCGGGCGAGGCAGTCCTCAGCCCGGGCAACCATCCCAAATTTGCCGGGATCCGTGGGTCGGAAATTAAAGGCAAACTGAACTTCCTCTCGCTGATGCTGGCCCTGTTCTGCGGGACCGCCTCTTTGCCTCACATCCTGATCCGCTACTACACGGTGAAAGACCAGGCCAGTGCCCGGAAAAGTACGATCGTCGGTATCGGCAGCATCGGTTACTTCTACATCCTGACCCTCTTCATGGGTCTGGGAGCCATGACCAGTGGTGCGATGGACGTGACCAACTCCAACATGGCTGCTCCCCTGCTCGCCAAGAGCATCAGCGACTGGCTGTTCGCAATCATCTCCGCAATTGCCTTCACCACCGTACTCGGAACTGTCAGCGGTCTGATCATCGCTTCCAGTGGCGCGGTCGTGCACGACCTGATGTCGAGCTTCATGAAGATTGAAATGAACGACTTCGCCAAAGTCCGCATCGCCAAGATCGCTTCCGTTGTCGTCGGCCTGATCGCGATCGTCCTCGGGATTCTGTTTAAAGAGTTCAACGTCAACTATCTGGTCGGCTGGGCCTTCAGCGTCGCCGCCTCGGCGAATCTGCCCGCTCTGGTGATGCTGCTCTTCTGGCCCAAAACCACAAAACAGGGAATCACAGCCGCCATCTTTGTCGGCATGATCTCTTCACTCGCCTGGATCCTGCTCAGCGCAGACTCCTATAAAGGCATCTACGGGCTGCCACCGGAAGACGCGATCGTCCCCTTCAGTCAGCCCGGTCTGGTCACCATCCCGCTTGGTTTTCTCACGCTGATCCTCGTCTCACTGCTCACGCAACCTAAACCTGAGGAGGCCACGAGTTGA
- a CDS encoding DUF695 domain-containing protein, whose translation MNQQPPEQEWLTATAVEEGVTVLFRLLPHIPLDIATADFPDRVEILWPYQSASESKQPGPQDREQMSLFEELLVNAWGETGLGHLTMLITGNLVCHWQWYVRDQEEALTILNKALEDLPTLPIQIHSQNDPDWHAYSDFMQQVRKSN comes from the coding sequence TTGAACCAGCAGCCACCCGAACAGGAATGGCTCACCGCAACCGCGGTCGAAGAGGGCGTGACCGTACTGTTTCGTCTGCTGCCGCATATTCCCCTGGATATCGCGACAGCCGATTTCCCGGACCGCGTTGAAATCCTCTGGCCGTATCAGTCAGCCAGTGAAAGCAAACAGCCCGGCCCCCAGGACCGGGAGCAGATGAGCCTGTTCGAAGAACTGCTGGTCAACGCCTGGGGGGAGACCGGTCTGGGACACCTCACCATGCTCATCACGGGCAATCTGGTCTGTCACTGGCAATGGTATGTGCGGGATCAGGAAGAAGCCCTGACGATCCTCAATAAGGCACTCGAAGATCTCCCCACGCTGCCGATTCAGATCCATTCTCAGAACGATCCCGACTGGCACGCCTATTCTGACTTCATGCAGCAGGTCCGGAAAAGCAACTGA
- a CDS encoding bestrophin: MAADAELNLSFIEKKLGTVGRISYYAGLVGLYSLIPLIKNDIGMLAGGVLEKFNIHPEQIVKIEKFGDFSSDLHGFIGLVLGLLLVFRTNSSYSRWWEARKLWGKLVNVSRNMAIKFRELTNFTREELRELADLLVAFPESLRDHLREDDDFSMFPELEQIDPPPRHIPAYIADLIYRRVISWKRTGIIDGDEMRIIDSETRELMEICGACERIRRTRLSPSYRTFVRHCITLYLVTLPWGLVEDFKIWTVPMTVIMAYFMIGIEVIAHSVEEPFGLDEDDLDLDGLCITIRSTVNEILDRFGKQESAQS, from the coding sequence ATGGCAGCTGATGCAGAGCTGAACCTCTCGTTTATCGAGAAAAAACTGGGGACCGTCGGACGGATTTCTTACTATGCAGGGCTGGTCGGGCTGTATAGCCTGATCCCGCTGATCAAGAATGACATTGGTATGCTGGCAGGGGGAGTGCTGGAAAAGTTCAACATCCACCCTGAGCAAATTGTGAAGATCGAAAAATTTGGCGATTTCTCATCTGACCTGCATGGATTCATTGGTCTGGTGCTGGGGCTGCTGCTGGTTTTCCGGACGAACAGCTCCTATTCCCGCTGGTGGGAAGCCCGTAAGCTGTGGGGAAAACTGGTCAATGTCAGCCGGAATATGGCGATCAAATTTCGCGAGCTGACGAACTTCACCAGAGAAGAGTTAAGAGAACTTGCGGATCTGCTTGTCGCGTTTCCTGAGTCGCTCCGGGATCACCTGCGTGAGGATGACGACTTTTCGATGTTCCCCGAACTGGAACAGATCGATCCGCCTCCCCGCCACATCCCGGCGTACATTGCAGACCTGATTTACCGCAGGGTGATCAGCTGGAAACGAACGGGGATCATCGACGGCGATGAAATGCGGATCATTGATTCGGAGACACGGGAACTGATGGAAATCTGCGGCGCCTGTGAGCGGATTCGTCGCACACGGCTGTCGCCTTCTTATCGGACATTCGTGCGACACTGTATTACACTCTATCTGGTGACGCTGCCCTGGGGGCTGGTGGAAGACTTCAAAATATGGACGGTGCCTATGACGGTGATCATGGCATACTTCATGATCGGGATCGAGGTGATCGCGCACTCCGTTGAAGAACCATTCGGTCTGGATGAAGACGACCTGGATCTGGACGGTTTGTGTATTACGATCCGCTCGACCGTGAATGAAATTCTGGACCGGTTTGGCAAGCAGGAGTCAGCGCAGTCCTGA